A genome region from Triticum aestivum cultivar Chinese Spring chromosome 2B, IWGSC CS RefSeq v2.1, whole genome shotgun sequence includes the following:
- the LOC123039799 gene encoding cysteine-rich receptor-like protein kinase 25 — MATGGITIETIPEELPLDFLKKITNNFSSDSDHLIGTGSFGSVYRGFLDNGEVIAVKKLGEESPVPRDKVFANEVKNIMVLEHENIVKLIAYCYDTNNRLVLSNGRHIIAEITETLLCYEYLAKGGLDKNLFGEPSIDWDTRFKIIKGICEGVHFIHTLPSPILHLGLKTQNILLDDNLTPKLSDFGFARIFGEEYTRINTRSVVGHVGYMAPEYLYNGEISARSDIYSLGLIILEICTKEKNSSSTDQKHARKYIDGVKKHWFQIEQIMAEYSDLEEHCFDQIEGCIHIGLECVELDQKKRPSIEHIVNKLNNLPTENS, encoded by the exons ATGGCCACCGGAGGTATAACCATAGAAACCATACCAGAGGAACTTCCACTTGACTTTCTGAAGAAAATTACGAATAACTTCTCCAGCGACAGTGATCATCTGATTGGAACAGGATCATTTGGGTCAGTTTATAGG GGGTTTCTGGATAATGGCGAGGTGATTGCTGTGAAGAAACTCGGGGAAGAATCACCTGTGCCACGTGACAAAGTATTTGCAAATGAGGTTAAGAATATTATGGTGCTCGAACATGAAAATATTGTCAAGTTGATAGCATACTGCTATGACACAAACAACAGATTGGTGCTGAGCAATGGAAGACACATTATTGCAGAGATTACTGAAACTTTACTCTGCTATGAATACTTAGCTAAGGGCGGCCTCGACAAGAATCTTTTCG GTGAACCCAGTATTGACTGGGATACACGGTTCAAAATAATAAAGGGGATTTGTGAAGGTGTACATTTTATACATACCTTACCTAGTCCCATTCTCCATTTGGGTCTGAAGACTCAAAATATATTGCTGGATGACAACTTGACACCAAAACTTTCGGATTTTGGATTCGCCAGAATATTTGGGGAAGAATACACCCGAATAAACACAAGAAGTGTTGTGGGACATGT TGGATACATGGCCCCAGAGTATCTATATAATGGTGAAATCTCGGCCCGTTCGGACATATATAGTTTAGGCCTAATTATATTGGAGATCTGCACGAAAGAGAAGAATAGTTCCAGCACTGACCAGAAGCATGCAAGGAAATATATTGACGGG GTAAAAAAACATTGGTTCCAAATAGAACAAATAATGGCCGAGTATTCCGATTTAGAAGAACATTGTTTTGACCAAATAGAAGGCTGCATACATATTGGACTAGAATGTGTGGAGCTTGATCAGAAGAAGAGACCTTCCATAGAGCACATTGTGAACAAGCTCAATAATCTCCCAACTGAGAATAGTTAA